One Catalinimonas alkaloidigena DNA window includes the following coding sequences:
- the panB gene encoding 3-methyl-2-oxobutanoate hydroxymethyltransferase, producing the protein MSVHKSDIKRITTHILQEMKGRGEKISMLTAYDFSMARILDAAGIDVLLVGDSASNVMAGHETTLPITLDQMIYHASSVVRAIRRCLVVVDLPFGSYQGNSSEALRSAIRIMKESGAHAIKMEGGHEIRESVARILSAGVPVMGHLGLTPQSIYKFGTYSVRAREEDEAQKLIEDAKLLEACGCFGLVLEKIPADLARRVAEALTIPVIGIGAGNFVDGQVLVTHDMLGITKDFQPRFLRRYAELYNLMQGAVEQYIRDVKEEDFPNAQESY; encoded by the coding sequence ATGTCTGTCCATAAATCTGACATCAAGCGTATCACCACCCACATCCTTCAGGAAATGAAGGGCCGCGGTGAAAAAATCTCGATGCTGACGGCCTACGATTTCTCGATGGCACGCATCCTGGACGCTGCCGGCATCGACGTGCTGCTGGTCGGCGATTCGGCCTCGAACGTAATGGCCGGTCACGAAACCACGCTCCCCATCACGCTTGACCAGATGATCTACCACGCCTCGTCGGTGGTGCGCGCCATTCGGCGCTGCCTGGTGGTGGTCGATCTGCCGTTTGGCTCGTATCAGGGGAACTCGTCCGAGGCGCTGCGGTCGGCCATTCGCATCATGAAAGAATCGGGGGCGCACGCCATCAAGATGGAAGGTGGCCACGAGATTCGCGAGTCGGTGGCGCGCATCCTGAGTGCGGGCGTCCCTGTGATGGGGCACCTGGGCCTGACGCCGCAGTCAATCTATAAATTCGGGACGTACAGCGTGCGTGCCCGTGAAGAAGACGAAGCCCAAAAGCTGATTGAAGACGCGAAGCTGTTGGAAGCATGCGGCTGCTTTGGCCTGGTACTCGAAAAAATTCCGGCCGACCTGGCCCGGCGCGTTGCGGAGGCGCTCACTATTCCGGTGATCGGCATCGGCGCGGGCAACTTCGTCGACGGACAGGTATTGGTCACCCACGACATGCTGGGCATCACCAAAGATTTTCAACCCCGGTTCCTGCGGCGCTATGCCGAGTTGTACAACCTCATGCAAGGGGCCGTGGAACAATACATTCGTGACGTGAAGGAAGAGGATTTCCCGAACGCACAGGAAAGCTACTAA
- the ruvX gene encoding Holliday junction resolvase RuvX, protein MESSTTSGRLVAIDYGTKRVGIAVTDTLQLIATPLTTVHAQEIFTFLQQYAAQEPIAAFVVGMPRRLNNEETNATPHVRGFVRKLQATFPDKEVHLVDERFTSQMALQAMIAGGSKKKDRAQKGNIDKVSAAIILQSFMERRALRG, encoded by the coding sequence ATGGAAAGCTCGACTACTTCGGGACGGCTGGTAGCCATCGACTACGGCACCAAGCGCGTGGGCATTGCCGTAACCGACACGTTGCAGCTGATCGCCACGCCGCTAACGACCGTCCACGCACAAGAGATTTTTACGTTTTTGCAACAGTATGCGGCCCAGGAACCAATTGCCGCGTTTGTGGTGGGCATGCCGCGCCGCCTGAACAACGAAGAAACCAACGCCACGCCCCACGTGCGCGGCTTCGTGCGGAAACTGCAAGCGACTTTTCCCGACAAAGAAGTGCACTTGGTCGACGAGCGCTTCACCTCCCAGATGGCCCTGCAGGCCATGATCGCCGGAGGCAGCAAAAAGAAAGACCGCGCGCAGAAAGGCAACATCGACAAGGTGAGTGCCGCCATCATCCTCCAGTCTTTTATGGAACGACGCGCCCTGCGCGGTTAG
- a CDS encoding RluA family pseudouridine synthase, with translation MEKNPYQKYFQVVYEDNHLLIVNKASGVLVQGDQTGDPPLSEMAKEFLKQKYNKPGNVFVGVVHRLDRPVSGLVVLAKTSKGLERMNLLFRRRDVKKTYWAIVGRRPEHDSAKLTHWLMKDESRNVVTAYDEPKGDAQKAELTYEYKGTLNGFHLLEVLPVTGRPHQIRVQLASIGSPIRGDVKYGFAKPNRDASISLHARRLDFIHPIKKEPLICLAGIPDDGFWDQFLTLEKPDVKDKNLDFLH, from the coding sequence ATGGAGAAGAATCCTTATCAGAAATACTTTCAGGTCGTTTACGAAGACAACCACCTGCTGATCGTCAACAAGGCGTCGGGAGTGCTGGTGCAGGGAGACCAGACCGGCGACCCGCCGCTGTCGGAAATGGCGAAAGAGTTCCTCAAGCAGAAATACAACAAGCCCGGCAACGTGTTTGTGGGCGTTGTCCACCGCCTCGACCGGCCGGTCAGCGGCCTGGTGGTGCTGGCCAAAACCTCGAAGGGGCTGGAACGGATGAACCTGCTGTTCCGTCGCCGTGACGTGAAGAAAACATACTGGGCGATTGTGGGCCGACGGCCCGAACACGATTCGGCGAAGCTGACCCACTGGCTGATGAAAGACGAAAGCCGCAACGTGGTGACGGCTTACGACGAGCCCAAAGGCGATGCGCAAAAGGCCGAATTAACGTACGAGTACAAAGGTACCCTGAACGGGTTCCACCTGTTGGAAGTGCTGCCCGTAACGGGACGCCCCCATCAGATCCGCGTGCAGTTGGCCTCCATCGGTAGTCCCATCCGCGGGGATGTGAAGTACGGCTTCGCCAAACCTAACCGCGACGCCAGCATCAGCCTGCACGCGCGGCGCCTCGACTTTATCCATCCCATCAAAAAAGAGCCTTTGATTTGCCTGGCAGGCATTCCCGACGATGGCTTCTGGGATCAGTTCCTCACCCTGGAGAAACCCGACGTCAAAGACAAAAACCTCGACTTCCTGCACTAG
- a CDS encoding GAF domain-containing protein produces MKKITRFFQEKGIMVGIVTIAGLLLLNAVLTYQSRQGVLAYNEGRDRLRNIDKIVQNINTDVKNTDLGFRGFYIVPEDKFMIPYTHAVTSHKQNLDSLESLLRAQGYPHPEEARQVKQAISEYIATMGRMIEWKRQGNEEAILEVFQKDPGYDLYMSYTAFFKKVDLFLAESADLQEAHYKAGIKMLLIVQVLLIGLGLPILIWVVYRLNQVAQSRHKLFAELAQSNRQYIFSDGNTEATVQNEQSIINGIIGNLQTALQFIHSITNGNYQVEWSGLNASNQHLNQRNLAGELLQMRDQMQQVKAADERRLWATEGISKVSEITRLHQNEVKELSEKLLAFVVKYLGANQGGIFILSEDENDPHLRMTGCYAYDKKRILEQRIEIGSGMVGQAYLEGETVRLREVPQQYVNITSGLGEATPGYLLIVPLKFNEQVLGVIEVASFKELAEYQANFVEEIGEAIAAAVSMVRTKEQTQHLLEQMRGQTEQMSQQEEEMRQNMEELIATQEEMERKAKEYQEIIQQYETEREKA; encoded by the coding sequence ATGAAAAAAATTACCCGTTTCTTCCAGGAGAAAGGCATCATGGTGGGCATTGTAACCATTGCAGGTCTCCTTTTGCTGAATGCCGTTCTCACCTACCAGAGTCGCCAGGGCGTGCTGGCTTACAACGAAGGCCGCGACCGGCTGCGGAACATCGACAAGATCGTCCAGAACATCAACACCGACGTAAAAAATACGGATCTGGGCTTCCGGGGCTTCTACATTGTACCCGAGGATAAATTTATGATTCCGTATACCCACGCCGTAACCAGCCACAAGCAAAACCTGGATTCGCTGGAGTCGCTGTTGCGGGCGCAGGGGTATCCGCATCCCGAAGAGGCCCGGCAGGTTAAGCAGGCCATCAGCGAATACATTGCCACCATGGGTCGGATGATCGAATGGAAAAGGCAGGGCAACGAAGAGGCAATTCTAGAGGTTTTTCAGAAAGATCCGGGCTATGACCTGTACATGAGCTACACCGCTTTCTTCAAAAAAGTGGACCTTTTCCTGGCCGAGTCGGCTGACTTGCAGGAAGCTCATTACAAAGCAGGCATCAAAATGCTGTTGATCGTGCAGGTACTCCTGATCGGACTGGGGTTGCCGATTCTGATCTGGGTAGTCTACCGGCTCAACCAAGTGGCGCAAAGCAGGCACAAATTATTTGCCGAACTGGCGCAAAGCAACCGGCAGTACATTTTCTCCGACGGGAACACCGAAGCGACGGTTCAGAACGAACAGAGCATTATCAACGGCATCATCGGCAATTTGCAGACGGCGCTTCAATTCATTCACAGCATTACGAACGGGAACTACCAGGTTGAGTGGAGCGGGCTGAATGCCAGCAATCAACACCTGAATCAGCGCAACCTGGCGGGCGAGCTTCTGCAGATGCGCGACCAGATGCAGCAGGTAAAAGCCGCTGACGAACGACGTCTGTGGGCCACGGAAGGGATTTCGAAAGTCTCGGAAATTACGCGCCTTCACCAGAACGAAGTCAAAGAACTGTCCGAAAAACTACTCGCCTTTGTGGTGAAATACCTGGGCGCAAACCAGGGCGGAATTTTCATTTTGAGCGAGGACGAAAACGATCCGCACCTGCGCATGACGGGATGCTATGCTTACGACAAAAAGCGGATTCTGGAACAGCGCATCGAGATCGGTTCCGGAATGGTGGGGCAGGCTTACCTAGAAGGCGAAACGGTGCGTCTCCGCGAAGTGCCGCAGCAGTACGTCAACATCACTTCGGGGCTGGGAGAAGCTACTCCGGGCTATCTGTTGATTGTGCCGCTGAAGTTCAACGAGCAGGTGCTCGGCGTAATCGAAGTAGCTTCCTTTAAAGAACTGGCAGAATACCAAGCCAACTTCGTGGAAGAAATCGGGGAAGCTATTGCGGCGGCGGTTTCGATGGTACGCACTAAAGAACAGACTCAGCATCTGTTGGAACAGATGCGCGGTCAGACGGAACAAATGAGCCAGCAGGAAGAGGAGATGCGCCAGAACATGGAGGAGCTGATCGCCACGCAGGAAGAAATGGAGCGAAAAGCGAAAGAGTACCAGGAAATAATTCAGCAATACGAAACCGAACGCGAAAAGGCCTGA
- the def gene encoding peptide deformylase yields the protein MIYPIVAYGDPVLKQRAKEITPNQLDLKKLVDDMFETMYAASGVGLAAPQIGKSIRVFVVDAEAMDEDNLKGFKKAFINPQILEETGEKWAYEEGCLSIPKIREDVFRQPRVKLRYFDTDWKEYVEEFDGMAARVIQHEYDHLEGVLFTDYLSPFKRQLIKNKLGNISKGKIDVEYRMRFPAVAKAGRR from the coding sequence ATGATCTATCCCATTGTAGCGTACGGCGATCCTGTCCTGAAACAACGCGCCAAAGAAATTACACCCAACCAGCTCGACCTGAAAAAGCTGGTCGACGATATGTTTGAAACCATGTATGCCGCCAGCGGTGTAGGGCTGGCCGCCCCGCAGATCGGGAAAAGCATCCGCGTGTTTGTGGTCGATGCCGAAGCGATGGACGAAGACAACCTGAAGGGTTTCAAAAAAGCGTTTATCAATCCGCAGATTCTGGAAGAAACCGGCGAGAAGTGGGCATACGAAGAAGGGTGCCTGAGCATTCCGAAGATTCGGGAGGACGTTTTTCGCCAGCCCCGCGTCAAGCTGCGCTATTTCGACACTGACTGGAAAGAATACGTTGAAGAGTTCGACGGCATGGCGGCCCGGGTAATTCAACACGAATACGACCACCTGGAAGGCGTGCTGTTTACCGATTACCTCTCGCCTTTCAAGCGCCAGTTGATCAAAAACAAGCTCGGCAACATCAGCAAAGGGAAGATCGACGTCGAATACCGGATGCGTTTTCCGGCGGTCGCCAAAGCGGGTCGTCGGTAA
- a CDS encoding porin family protein, producing the protein MKNLVNRISLVGSASAFLLLFTLLVPRAQAQLSDQEARVGIKGGINLSNLYVNDVSDEKAKFGAHAGLWAKIPVAAVFAVQPELLYTTAGSKIGSYTNVQGSQQQINFSLGYLQLPVLASLTAGPVSIQAGPYVSYLLSAKVKNLRVDNNGVPTTGQDPSSTEVNRDNFNAIDYGLAGGIALDIKGFQLGARYNYGLRNVGQTFLAETVTNGSKNSVAQVFIAFGL; encoded by the coding sequence ATGAAAAATCTAGTAAACCGCATATCCTTGGTCGGAAGCGCTTCTGCCTTCCTACTCCTTTTTACGCTTCTGGTTCCTCGCGCGCAGGCGCAGTTGAGCGACCAGGAGGCGCGTGTCGGCATCAAAGGGGGGATCAACCTCTCGAACCTGTACGTTAATGACGTGTCGGACGAAAAGGCCAAGTTCGGCGCTCACGCCGGTCTGTGGGCCAAAATTCCCGTAGCGGCGGTGTTTGCGGTGCAACCGGAGCTGCTCTATACTACGGCGGGCTCCAAAATCGGCAGCTACACCAACGTGCAAGGCAGCCAGCAGCAGATCAACTTCAGCCTGGGTTACCTGCAGCTGCCCGTATTGGCCTCGCTAACCGCCGGTCCCGTAAGCATCCAGGCCGGTCCGTACGTATCGTACCTGCTGTCGGCGAAAGTGAAAAATCTTCGCGTCGACAACAACGGCGTGCCGACTACCGGACAGGACCCCAGCAGCACGGAAGTAAACCGTGACAATTTCAACGCGATCGACTACGGTCTGGCCGGTGGCATCGCCCTCGACATCAAAGGCTTTCAGCTGGGCGCCCGCTACAACTACGGGCTGCGCAACGTCGGGCAGACCTTCCTGGCCGAAACGGTCACCAACGGTTCAAAAAATTCAGTCGCTCAGGTATTTATTGCCTTCGGCTTGTAA